One genomic segment of Brassica napus cultivar Da-Ae chromosome A3, Da-Ae, whole genome shotgun sequence includes these proteins:
- the LOC106433991 gene encoding uncharacterized protein LOC106433991: protein MDLTINGVTETWINKESPSTAIQKFWTWCTECMAWYRLHRSFFHMSNTCRSCNKEFYAREIPRQGLLPGKDSSSKDIMHKRVLIKRLCGIQQSHPVASNTRPSFWTSCRDCGHRERFLKLYVDKWFVCEKCHGETIAMEVLARSGEALFNKLFLELKPGSKKNYSSGLSCGVKVVGEKRKREEVAANGDEASSSGNAKVDDNFGLCDSSSGGDVKPKIAECAADLKFNDFDKVREEVNFAVGQVWPLYDTTDKVPRQYALIRKVSVPSFGLRITYLEPDPDDEEEIQWFEEDLPVSAGKFRLGKNQNTQERSLFSHVIHCNEGGSNSGHITVSPRKGETWALFKNWDMNWSSEPDSHRNYEYEFVEILSDYYTDGAACVSVALLHKAKGFASVFFRMGTGEADTSQILPQNMYQFSHMIPSFKLTGTEAKGLPKDAYELDQAALPEKIAEVTIPSHLLAAPKPKQEELSFTINGKVFQAGQIWSYIGCFDNMPRDYCRLYKISVTQAFEQAPVYKMHAFRFKATPLPKDIIPWEERRYADKKMPVGWGTYLLTQGSLALTLDRFSHLIVPVKERNEYTILPKIGEVWAIYRFWTPYLSVYEMEKNYVDYGIVEVLDDALDYKVMELEPALQFEEDERKKRVFRAAESKPLDFDDDDGSGVIFTIPRSKMLRFSHQIAASRVVKEIDGELKELFELDSTAVSVL from the coding sequence ATGGATCTCACCATCAACGGCGTTACAGAGACTTGGATTAATAAAGAGAGTCCTTCCACTGCCATTCAAAAGTTCTGGACTTGGTGTACAGAGTGTATGGCGTGGTACAGATTGCATAGAAGCTTTTTCCACATGTCGAACACGTGTCGATCTTGCAACAAGGAGTTCTACGCGCGTGAGATACCTCGTCAAGGTCTTTTACCAGGGAAAGACTCATCATCTAAGGATATAATGCACAAGAGGGTGCTGATTAAGAGGCTCTGTGGTATACAGCAGAGCCATCCAGTTGCTTCCAACACACGTCCAAGCTTTTGGACCTCGTGTCGAGACTGTGGGCATAGAGAGCGTTTTCTTAAATTGTATGTGGACAAATGGTTCGTTTGTGAGAAGTGCCATGGGGAGACCATTGCAATGGAGGTCCTTGCTAGGTCAGGCGAGGCGTTGTTCAACAAATTGTTCTTGGAGTTGAAACCCGGGAGTAAGAAAAATTATTCCTCTGGTTTGAGCTGTGGCGTGAAGGTTGTTGGtgagaagagaaagagggaaGAGGTTGCTGCTAATGGAGATGAAGCGTCAAGCTCTGGGAATGCTAAGGTGGATGACAACTTTGGTTTATGTGATTCAAGTTCAGGAGGTGATGTAAAACCAAAGATTGCTGAATGTGCTGCTGATTTGAAGTTTAACGACTTTGATAAGGTGAGGGAAGAAGTAAACTTTGCAGTTGGCCAGGTCTGGCCTCTCTATGACACAACAGATAAGGTTCCTAGACAGTATGCTCTCATCAGAAAAGTTTCAGTTCCTTCTTTTGGGCTGAGGATCACATATCTAGAGCCAGATCCTGATGATGAGGAAGAGATCCAGTGGTTTGAAGAAGACTTGCCTGTTTCTGCTGGTAAGTTCAGGCTTGGGAAAAATCAGAACACTCAAGAGCGTTCGTTATTCTCACATGTTATCCACTGCAACGAAGGAGGAAGCAACTCTGGTCACATCACTGTTTCACCAAGAAAAGGAGAGACATGGGCGTTATTCAAGAACTGGGATATGAACTGGTCTTCAGAACCTGATTCTCACCGCAATTATGAGTATGAGTTTGTTGAGATTTTGTCAGATTATTACACTGATGGAGCTGCTTGTGTATCTGTTGCTTTATTGCATAAAGCAAAAGGCTTTGCAAGTGTCTTCTTTCGGATGGGAACTGGTGAGGCAGACACATCGCAGATTCTACCTCAGAATATGTATCAATTCTCACACATGATCCCTTCCTTCAAACTGACTGGAACTGAAGCAAAAGGTTTACCAAAAGATGCTTATGAGCTGGACCAAGCTGCGTTACCAGAAAAAATTGCAGAGGTAACCATCCCTTCACACCTATTAGCGGCTCCAAAGCCTAAACAAGAAGAGCTCAGCTTTACTATAAATGGAAAGGTTTTTCAAGCTGGCCAGATCTGGTCATACATCGGATGTTTTGACAACATGCCTAGAGACTACTGTAGGCTCTACAAGATCAGTGTAACTCAAGCGTTTGAGCAGGCTCCAGTTTACAAAATGCACGCGTTTCGGTTTAAGGCTACACCTCTGCCTAAGGATATCATCCCTTGGGAGGAGAGGAGATATGCGGACAAGAAAATGCCTGTTGGTTGGGGAACTTACTTGCTGACTCAAGGCTCCTTAGCGCTCACTCTTGATCGTTTCTCACATCTGATAGTGCCTGTAAAGGAAAGAAATGAATATACTATTCTTCCCAAGATTGGTGAAGTGTGGGCGATATACAGATTCTGGACTCCTTACCTTAGTGTCTATGAAATGGAAAAGAACTACGTGGACTATGGGATTGTAGAGGTTCTTGATGATGCCTTGGACTATAAGGTGATGGAGTTGGAGCCTGCGTTGCAGTTTGAGGAAGATGAAAGGAAAAAGAGAGTGTTTAGAGCAGCTGAGAGCAAGCCACTTgattttgatgatgatgatgggtCAGGAGTGATCTTTACAATCCCAAGGTCGAAAATGCTGAGGTTCTCTCATCAGATTGCTGCTTCCCGGGTAGTAAAGGAGATAGATGGAGAGTTGAAAGAGCTTTTTGAACTTGATTCTACAGCAGTATCTGTATTGTGA
- the LOC106433984 gene encoding LOW QUALITY PROTEIN: uncharacterized protein LOC106433984 (The sequence of the model RefSeq protein was modified relative to this genomic sequence to represent the inferred CDS: deleted 2 bases in 2 codons): MEETNRDGDGDGDGELYPSGVEQMPRHHGEKRKREGLVSGEREAEEVILVGDTKAIKKFGFDGGEQSSQSQMSLFSKRQAFEVQNNMNLKGSLVKEESGEEPARAKQDYSTFNDFDRLREVRNFAVGQTWALYDDKVDGMPRLYAQITKVSAPGSCLSVTWLEPDPDDKEELQSYEKDLPVSVGWFKLGKSEDIKDHRRFSHLVHCNEGSSSAGRRFSVYPREGETWAIFKGRYKHSWSYRDIDWSADPDSHRKYNYAFVEIVPEEDAHISADAPVGFLHKAKGFTSVFCRFAKEVAKSYIRSGYTEQFSHRVPSFKMTGVEAEGVPPRGAYELDPAALPENIKEIDVPLHLLEEPTVSNSEEDNTHSQCVYFASKGITFQTGQVWSFCSGDDNFPRFYGKIQKITFVQAFEQDPVVKLNIGRLKARPIKGVIQWIDKEMPIGCGNFRARKVLEIFTDLDLFSRLVSQDSSGDGDDYSIMPKAGDVWAIYRNWSDGIKVADLQSQSYDLVEVLDDKMDYKVLLLAPDGGFESVDSKGCGSVYVAAAEHWMDGEDVRFTIPKCELLRFSHQVPTSKVTKEMHGALQEVYEPSFEVLPVKLIL; the protein is encoded by the exons ATGGAAGAGACCAAccgtgatggtgatggtgatggtgatggagAGCTTTATCCATCTGGTGTCGAACAGATGCCACGTCACCACGGtgagaagagaaagagggaaGGATTGGTGAGTGGAGAAAGAGAGGCTGAAGAAGTTATTTTAGTTGGTGACACCAAggctataaaaaaatttggttttgaTGGAGGAGAGCAGTCTTCTCAGTCTCAGATGTCTTTGTTTAGCAAGCGACAGGCTTTTGAGGTGCAAAACAACATGAATCTTAAAGGGTCTTTGGTAAAAGAAGAATCAGGAGAAGAGCCAGCGAGAGCAAAGCAGGATTATTCAACTTTTAATGACTTTGATAGGCTGAGGGAAGTAAGAAATTTCGCAGTTGGTCAGACATGGGCTCTTTATGATGATAAAGTGGATGGGATGCCTAGACTGTACGCTCAGATCACAAAAGTCTCAGCTCCCGGTTCCTGTCTTAGCGTCACATGGCTTGAGCCTGACCCAGATGACAAGGAAGAACTACAGAGCTACGAAAAAGACTTGCCTGTTTCCGTTGGTTGGTTCAAACTCGGGAAAAGCGAGGACATAAAAGATCACAGAAGGTTCTCTCATCTTGTTCATTGCAACGAAGGAAGCAGCAGCGCAGGTAGAAGATTCAGCGTTTACCCCAGAGAAGGAGAGACATGGGCTATCTTCAAGGGTCGCTACAAACACTCCTGGAGCTACCGGGACATTGACTGGTCAGCTGATCCCGATTCTCACCGTAAATACAACTACGCATTTGTCGAAATCGTGCCAGAAGAAGATGCTCATATATCTGCTGATGCACCTGTTGGATTCCTCCATAAAGCAAAAGGCTTTACAAGTGTATTCTGTCGCTTTGCTAAGGAAGTAGCTAAATCTTACATTCGTAGTGGCTACACAGAACAGTTCTCCCATCGTGTTCCGTCGTTTAAGATGACTGGAGTAGAAGCAGAAGGTGTTCCTCCTCGAGGTGCTTATGAGCTGGATCCAGCAGCGTTACCAGAAAACATCAAAGAGATTGACGTCCCTTTACATCTACTAGAGGAGCCTACAGTGTCAAACTCTGAGGAGGATAACACACATTCTCAATGTGTATACTTTGCTAGTAAAGGAATAACTTTTCAAACAGGGCAAGTCTGGTCATTCTGCAGCGGTGACGATAACTTTCCCCGGTTCTATGGCAAGATTCAGAAGATCACGTTTGTTCAGGCCTTTGAGCAAGACCCTGTAGTTAAATTGAATATAGGTCGTCTTAAGGCTAGACCTATCAAAGGCGTGATCCAGTGGATTGACAAGGAGATGCCCATCGGCTGTGGGAACTTCCGGGCGAGAAAAGTTCTCGAGATATTCACTGATCTTGATTTGTTTTCACGTCTGGTAAGCCAAGACTCCTCTGGAGATGGGGATGATTACAGCATCATGCCCAAGGCTGGTGATGTCTGGGCAATATACAGAAACTGGAGTGATGGCATCAAAGTCGCTGATCTTCAATCACAGAGTTATGATCTTGTGGAAGTTCTTGATGATAAAATGGACTACAAGGTTTTGCTCTTGGCTCCTGATGGTGGCTTTGAATCAGTTGATTCTAAGGGTTGTGGTTCGGTGTATGTGGCTGCTGCTGAGCATTGGATGGATGGCGAGGACGTGAGATTCACGATTCCGAAATGTGAACTGCTTAGATTCTCGCATCAAGTTCCTACTTCGAAAGTAACAAAGGAGATGCATGGA GCTTTGCAAGAAGTCTATGAACCTAGT TTCGAGGTATTGCCTGTTAAGTTGATTCTCTGA
- the LOC106434004 gene encoding uncharacterized protein LOC106434004, whose translation MCPFCKFKYRFPIKWTNKWFVCKCKKKFKTVEVSSSSLQPKKTATSKNQGTHFSGKASSPGLSCAVKVGEKRQRNECGESYNAGNHSALHKNKRVTIDSGGAREDSESVKQVHVVDLSTTEDPISNAINLNQKMDRNQDAQVGTVVENSEDVVDNNRRGFNDNGDAGRQEESGWGKLLHQVNCSEVALPDIIGNSGNLEVDKHSEDVLDKAVDNNRRGFNDDGDAAGRLEASEWGKQLCEADRPEVTTLPNVISNNQKLNEKNKTPGLCDSGSGDVVPVQPKMSECAGLKFNDFNKRREDAKFSECQAWALYDKADGMPRHYALIRKVSSPSFGLRITYLEPDPVDEKEIQWFEEDLPVSVGNFRFGKNQNTKDRSLFSHPIRCQGSIMTGNFTVSPRKGETWAIFKNWDIINWSSEPDSHRSYEYDIVEILSNTTDEGVSVAVLHKAKGFASVFFRMGEADVIQIPSQSLYRFSHNILSFKMKRVDIKGVPKDAYELDQAALPETIEERVVPCHLYAETKPEALCFPNKGKVFQTGQIWSFYSGGNDDTLPLHYCRIQKITLIQAFEEEAVFKLHVGRLKAKPFNGEVIQWEDKRMPVGCGTFLVRRINDVITADDVSHQIVPQTSLDGSEYTILPKIGEVWAVYRSWTCQKEFKEVGCCEYDVVEVLDDDLGYKVLALEHVLSSGEGEVKRILFGAAECRHTDCDGEDGTEVIFTIPKSKILRFSHQIPASRVTEEMQGELKEFFEVDCRALPTNVRRAQDH comes from the coding sequence ATGTGTCCATTTTGTAAGTTCAAGTATCGTTTCCCGATCAAATGGACCAACAAATGGTTCGTTTGTAAGTGCAAGAAGAAGTTCAAAACGGTTGAAGTGAGTTCATCATCGCTCCAACCGAAGAAGACAGCCACGAGTAAGAATCAAGGCACGCATTTCTCTGGGAAGGCAagctctcctggtttgagctgTGCTGTGAAGGTTGGTGAGAAGAGACAGAGGAACGAGTGTGGGGAAAGTTACAATGCTGGAAACCACAGTGCTCTACACAAGAACAAAAGAGTTACCATTGATAGTGGAGGTGCAAGAGAAGATTCTGAAAGCGTAAAGCAAGTCCATGTGGTTGATCTTTCTACTACTGAAGACCCAATTTCAAATGCCATAAACCTGAATCAGAAGATGGATAGGAATCAAGATGCTCAAGTGGGAACAGTAGTGGAGAACTCTGAAGATGTTGTTGACAATAACAGAAGAGGATTCAATGATAATGGAGATGCAGGAAGGCAAGAAGAGTCAGGATGGGGGAAGCTACTCCATCAAGTTAACTGTTCTGAAGTAGCATTGCCAGATATAATAGGGAACTCAGGGAATCTTGAGGTGGATAAACACTCTGAAGATGTTCTTGACAAGGCTGTAGATAATAACAGAAGAGGATTCAATGATGATGGAGATGCAGCAGGAAGGCTAGAAGCGTCAGAATGGGGGAAGCAACTATGTGAGGCTGATCGTCCTGAAGTAACAACATTGCCTAATGTCATCAGCAACAATCAAAAGTTGAATGAAAAGAACAAAACCCCTGGTTTATGTGATTCAGGTTCAGGAGATGTTGTACCAGTACAACCAAAGATGTCTGAGTGTGCTGGTCTGAAGTTCAACGACTTTAATAAACGGAGGGAAGATGCAAAATTTTCAGAATGCCAGGCGTGGGCTCTCTATGACAAAGCAGATGGGATGCCTAGACATTACGCTCTAATCAGAAAAGTTTCATCTCCTTCCTTTGGCCTTAGGATCACATACTTAGAACCAGATCCAGTTGACGAGAAAGAGATCCAGTGGTTTGAAGAAGACCTGCCTGTTTCCGTTGGTAACTTCAGGTTTGGTAAAAACCAGAACACCAAAGACCGTTCCCTATTCTCACATCCCATTCGTTGCCAAGGAAGCATCATGACTGGTAACTTCACAGTCTCACCGAGAAAAGGAGAGACATGGGCCATTTTCAAGAACTGGGACATTATCAACTGGTCTTCAGAGCCAGACTCTCACCGCAGTTACGAGTACGACATCGTTGAGATCTTGTCCAACACCACTGATGAAGGAGTATCCGTTGCCGTCTTGCACAAGGCAAAAGGCTTTGCAAGTGTCTTCTTCCGAATGGGAGAAGCAGACGTTATTCAAATCCCATCTCAGAGTTTATACCGTTTCTCTCATAACATCCTTTCCTTCAAAATGAAAAGAGTTGATATAAAAGGTGTGCCGAAAGATGCTTACGAGCTGGATCAAGCTGCGTTACCTGAAACAATCGAAGAGAGAGTTGTCCCTTGTCATCTCTACGCAGAGACTAAACCGGAAGCTCTTTGCTTTCCCAACAAGGGAAAGGTTTTTCAAACAGGCCAGATATGGTCGTTCTACAGTGGTGGTAATGATGATACGTTGCCTCTTCACTACTGTAGGATTCAGAAGATTACTCTTATACAAGCGTTTGAGGAGGAAGCGGTGTTTAAACTACACGTGGGACGGTTAAAGGCTAAGCCTTTCAATGGGGAAGTGATCCAGTGGGAGGACAAGAGAATGCCTGTTGGCTGTGGGACTTTCTTGGTGAGGAGAATCAACGATGTGATTACTGCAGATGATGTTTCACATCAGATAGTGCCTCAAACCTCGTTGGATGGAAGTGAATACACCATTCTCCCCAAGATTGGGGAAGTTTGGGCTGTGTACAGATCCTGGACTTGCCAGAAAGAGTTCAAGGAGGTGGGGTGCTGTGAGTATGACGTTGTCGAAGTTCTTGATGATGACTTGGGGTACAAGGTTTTAGCTTTGGAGCATGTGTTGTCTTCCGGTGAAGGTGAAGTGAAAAGGATACTCTTTGGAGCAGCTGAGTGTAGGCATACTGATTGTGATGGTGAGGATGGGACAGAAGTGATATTCACAATCCCAAAGTCGAAAATTCTCAGATTCTCTCATCAGATTCCTGCTTCTCGTGTAACAGAGGAGATGCAGGGAGAGTTGAAAGAGTTTTTTGAAGTTGATTGCAGAGCATTACCTACAAACGTGAGGAGGGCTCAAGATCATTGA
- the LOC106443182 gene encoding uncharacterized protein LOC106443182: MDITSNELLRSKAFIKGSSGTAAYYFASDENVNVHSLRLSCVGGKRKRNELGGSNDDSAGLKFNDFEKLRKEVNFSVGETWALYDQVDGMPRLYARIRKVSAPSFGLRITHLEPDPDDEREVLWFDQDLPVSTGQFRLGKNENTKDCSLFSHVIHCKEGSNTGHLIVSPRKGETWALFKNWDIIKWSSEPDSHSSYKYEIVEILSDHADGTGVSVAFLHKAKGFASVFFRMGTGDDSDMIQVPSHSLYRFSHMIPSFKLTGTEAKGLPKDAYELDQAALPATTVQEKPVPSHLIPVPKPEALCLPSSEGKVIKTGQFWAFGGDYDDTPRYYGRIQKITVTQTFEQTAETKVHVCRLKATSFPQNVIKWKDKSMPVGCGTFSMLKNCSTLYPQHLTHQIFPQTSMDGNECTILPKVGQLWVIYRLWAPHFGVGALDEHCLDFDMVQVLDDAFNYKVLALEQVLVISEEKNKFFRAAKSRPSYCYDEDGPGVIFTIPQSKMLRFSHPIPASRVTKEVDGEMIVLFEVDKKALPYGW, translated from the coding sequence ATGGATATCACTTCGAACGAGCTTCTTAGAAGTAAAGCTTTTATTAAAGGAAGCAGCGGTACTGCAGCATATTATTTTGCTTCTGATGAAAATGTAAATGTTCACTCCCTTCGTTTGAGTTGTGTTGGCGGCAAGAGAAAGAGGAATGAGCTTGGTGGGTCTAATGATGACAGTGCTGGTCTCAAGTTTAACGACTTTGAGAAGCTGCGGAAAGAAGTAAACTTTTCGGTTGGGGAGACTTGGGCTCTTTATGATCAAGTTGATGGGATGCCTAGGTTGTATGCCCGGATCCGGAAAGTTTCAGCTCCTTCCTTTGGGTTAAGGATCACACACTTAGAGCCAGATCCTGATGATGAGAGAGAGGTACTATGGTTTGACCAAGACTTGCCTGTTTCTACTGGTCAGTTCAGGCTTGGGAAGAATGAGAATACAAAAGACTGTTCGTTATTCTCACATGTCATACATTGCAAGGAAGGAAGCAACACTGGTCATCTCATTGTTTCACCAAGAAAAGGAGAGACCTGGGCGTTATTCAAGAATTGGGATATTATCAAGTGGTCTTCAGAGCCTGATTCTCACAGCAGTTACAAGTATGAGATCGTTGAGATTCTGTCTGATCACGCTGATGGAACTGGTGTGTCTGTTGCGTTCTTGCATAAAGCAAAAGGCTTTGCTAGCGTCTTCTTTCGAATGGGAACTGGTGATGATTCAGACATGATTCAGGTTCCATCTCACAGTTTATATCGTTTCTCCCACATGATCCCTTCCTTCAAACTGACTGGAACTGAAGCAAAAGGTTTACCAAAAGATGCTTATGAGCTGGACCAAGCTGCGTTACCTGCAACAACAGTCCAAGAGAAACCCGTCCCTTCCCATCTGATCCCAGTCCCTAAACCAGAAGCTCTCTGTCTCCCGAGCAGTGAAGGAAAAGTTATTAAAACTGGTCAGTTCTGGGCATTTGGTGGAGATTACGATGACACGCCTCGGTACTACGGTAGGATTCAGAAGATCACCGTAACTCAGACATTCGAGCAGACAGCAGAAACAAAGGTGCATGTATGTCGTTTGAAGGCTACTTCATTCCCTCAGAATGTCATCAAGTGGAAGGACAAGAGCATGCCTGTTGGCTGTGGAACATTCTCGATGCTTAAAAATTGCTCAACGCTCTATCCACAACACCTTACACATCAGATATTTCCTCAGACCTCCATGGATGGAAACGAATGCACCATTCTCCCCAAGGTTGGCCAGTTGTGGGTGATTTACAGACTTTGGGCTCCTCACTTTGGTGTCGGAGCACTAGACGAACACTGCTTGGACTTTGACATGGTCCAAGTTCTTGATGACGCCTTTAACTACAAGGTTTTGGCGCTGGAGCAAGTCTTGGTtattagtgaagagaagaataAGTTCTTTAGAGCGGCTAAGAGTAGGCCATCTTATTGTTATGATGAGGATGGGCCAGGAGTGATATTTACAATCCCACAGTCGAAAATGCTCAGATTCTCTCATCCGATTCCTGCTTCCCGTGTAACCAAAGAGGTAGATGGAGAGATGATAGTGCTCTTTGAAGTTGATAAGAAAGCGTTACCTTATGGGTGGTGA
- the LOC106443183 gene encoding uncharacterized protein LOC106443183 has product MMDITSKRKAVAETLMKGTGTAAFYSASDEAVHSPRVSCAVSVGDKRKRNELGGSNDDGAGLKFNDFEKLRKEVNFLAGQTWAMYDNVDGMPRLYARIRKVSAPLFGLRITHLEADPDDEREILWFEQDLPVSAGQFRLGKNENMKDCSMFSHVIHCKEGGNTGHLTVSPRKGETWALFKNWDINWSSEPDSHRRYEYDIVEILSDHADGTGVSVAFLHKAKGFASVFFRMGTGVADMFRMGTGGDSDTSQILPQDIYQFSHMIPSFKLTGFEAKGLPKDAYELDQAALPEKVEEKDIPSHLIPRPKPEALCFPSKHTGKVFQTGQFWAFGGDYDFTPRFYGRIQKIILTQAFDEAAELKIHVSRLKATSFPENVIKWKDKRMPVGCGTFSVPKSCSIFYPQHLTHQIFPETSIDGNECTILPKIGQVWMIYTDWVPHYDLVALEEHDLDFEVVEVLDDALNYKVLALERALVTSEEKNHFFRAAKSRPSYCHEEDGTGVIFTIPQSKMLRFSHPLPASRVTKEVDGEMEVLFEVDKKALPLGP; this is encoded by the coding sequence ATGATGGATATCACTTCGAAAAGGAAAGCTGTTGCAGAGACGTTGATGAAAGGGACCGGTACTGCAGCATTTTATTCTGCTTCTGATGAAGCTGTTCACTCCCCTCGTGTGAGTTGTGCTGTGAGCGTTGGCGACAAGAGAAAGAGGAACGAGCTTGGTGGGTCTAATGATGACGGTGCTGGTCTCAAGTTTAACGACTTTGAGAAGCTCCGGAAAGAAGTAAACTTTTTGGCTGGGCAGACTTGGGCTATGTATGATAATGTGGATGGGATGCCTAGGTTGTATGCCAGAATCCGAAAAGTTTCAGCTCCTTTGTTTGGATTAAGGATCACACACTTAGAGGCAGATCCAGATGATGAGAGAGAGATACTATGGTTTGAACAAGACTTGCCTGTTTCTGCTGGTCAGTTCAGGCTTGGGAAAAATGAGAACATGAAAGACTGTTCGATGTTCTCACATGTCATACATTGCAAGGAAGGAGGCAACACCGGTCATCTCACTGTTTCACCGAGAAAAGGCGAGACTTGGGCTCTATTCAAGAACTGGGATATCAACTGGTCTTCAGAGCCTGATTCTCACCGCAGATATGAGTATGACATTGTGGAGATTCTGTCTGATCACGCTGATGGAACTGGTGTATCTGTTGCGTTCTTGCATAAAGCAAAAGGCTTTGCAAGTGTCTTCTTTCGAATGGGAACTGGTGTTGCAGACATGTTTCGAATGGGAACTGGTGGTGATTCAGACACATCTCAGATTCTGCCTCAGGATATATATCAGTTCTCCCACATGATCCCTTCCTTCAAACTGACAGGCTTTGAAGCAAAAGGCTTACCGAAAGATGCTTATGAGTTGGACCAAGCTGCGTTACCTGAAAAAGTTGAAGAGAAAGACATCCCTTCCCATCTGATCCCAAGGCCTAAACCAGAAGCTCTCTGCTTTCCGAGTAAGCATACGGGAAAGGTTTTTCAAACTGGTCAGTTCTGGGCATTTGGTGGAGATTACGATTTCACGCCTCGGTTCTACGGTAGGATTCAGAAGATCATACTAACTCAGGCATTCGATGAGGCAGCAGAGTTAAAGATTCATGTATCTCGTTTAAAGGCTACTTCGTTCCCTGAGAATGTCATCAAGTGGAAGGACAAGAGAATGCCTGTTGGTTGTGGAACTTTCTCGGTGCCTAAAAGTTGCTCAATATTCTATCCACAACACCTTACACATCAGATATTTCCTGAAACCTCCATTGATGGAAATGAATGTACCATTCTCCCCAAGATCGGCCAAGTGTGGATGATTTACACAGACTGGGTTCCTCACTATGATTTGGTAGCACTAGAAGAACACGACTTGGACTTTGAAGTCGTTGAAGTTCTTGATGACGCCTTGAACTACAAGGTTTTAGCGTTGGAGCGTGCCTTGGTTACTAGTGAAGAGAAAAATCATTTCTTCAGAGCAGCTAAGAGTAGGCCATCTTATTGTCATGAGGAGGATGGGACAGGAGTGATATTTACAATCCCACAGTCGAAAATGCTCAGATTCTCTCATCCGCTTCCTGCTTCCCGTGTAACCAAAGAGGTAGATGGAGAGATGGAAGTGCTCTTTGAAGTTGATAAGAAAGCGTTACCTCTTGGCCCATAA